A single region of the Thermoanaerobaculum aquaticum genome encodes:
- the glyS gene encoding glycine--tRNA ligase subunit beta: MSGKFLFELLCEEIPANALPEAREQLVAGLAAKLDEAGVTASRPLGFSTSRRLALWVEGLPAETPARVEEVFGPPASVAFAPDGSLTRAGEGFARAQGVAPSELQVVEGPKGKVVAAKKHVPGRALPELLAEIVPAVVSSLHFPKTMRWGEGQYVFVRPVHRVVALWGLDSLDQVVGFSIFGVPSGAATLGHRVTHPGEVLLSGVRDLEGYLQRLRQAGVELDPSRRRALFRQKAGELASEVGCQVRPDPALEEEHVELVEFPGLVRGELDSAWLSLPEEVIVTTLRHHQKCLVLEKDGRVAPYFLAVCDRPDDPQGHVRQGNEWVAGARLSDAHFFFHQDLQNPLEAMAEKLTRVAFHAKLGSYADKAKRVEALVVQLAEALGFAELRGPLQTAARLAKADLASHMVGEFPELQGVMGGIYAQKQGHAPEVWQAIAEQYLPAGQEGAIPKSLTGALLGVADRLDTLAALFSVGEIPTGSKDPFALRRHALSVVRICGEFPLSLSLPEAASWAAAPFGGAGVTELAGFLRERERFFLESKGLPGPVADAVLSARWGMPADELALGQALASLWQTPQFVQLATAFKRVRNMVGKEGEGTWAPERLLEDAEKALANQVAGMEEELGRLATAKAWGQALALLAGLAEPLDRFFTDVLVMCPDVELRQARLGLLAKIQRLFLQLADVSKLQVAS, translated from the coding sequence GTGAGCGGGAAGTTCCTGTTTGAGCTTTTGTGCGAGGAAATCCCCGCCAACGCCTTGCCGGAAGCGCGGGAGCAGCTGGTTGCCGGGTTGGCCGCCAAGCTCGATGAAGCCGGCGTTACTGCGTCCCGGCCTTTGGGCTTTTCCACCTCCCGGCGGCTGGCCCTCTGGGTGGAGGGGTTGCCCGCGGAAACACCGGCGCGGGTGGAGGAGGTTTTCGGGCCGCCGGCCTCCGTGGCCTTTGCCCCCGATGGATCGCTCACCCGGGCGGGGGAGGGTTTTGCCCGGGCCCAGGGCGTTGCTCCTTCCGAGCTGCAGGTGGTGGAGGGGCCCAAGGGCAAGGTGGTGGCTGCCAAAAAACACGTTCCGGGGCGGGCCCTTCCCGAGCTTCTCGCCGAGATCGTGCCGGCGGTGGTTTCCAGCCTGCACTTCCCCAAGACCATGCGCTGGGGGGAAGGGCAGTACGTCTTTGTGCGGCCGGTGCACCGCGTGGTGGCGCTTTGGGGCCTTGATTCCTTGGACCAGGTGGTGGGCTTTTCCATCTTTGGTGTGCCCAGCGGCGCGGCCACCCTGGGGCACAGGGTCACGCACCCGGGGGAGGTGCTGCTTTCCGGGGTGCGAGACCTGGAGGGCTACCTCCAGCGCTTGCGCCAGGCCGGTGTGGAGCTGGACCCCTCCCGGCGGCGGGCGCTTTTCCGGCAAAAGGCGGGGGAGCTGGCTTCGGAAGTGGGTTGCCAGGTGCGGCCGGACCCGGCTCTGGAAGAGGAGCACGTGGAGCTGGTGGAGTTCCCGGGTCTGGTGCGCGGGGAGCTGGATTCCGCTTGGCTTTCCCTGCCGGAAGAGGTGATCGTCACTACCCTGCGCCATCACCAGAAGTGCTTGGTGCTGGAGAAGGACGGCAGGGTGGCGCCGTACTTTTTGGCGGTGTGCGATCGCCCCGATGATCCCCAGGGGCACGTGCGGCAGGGCAACGAGTGGGTGGCGGGGGCACGGCTTTCCGATGCCCACTTCTTCTTCCACCAGGATTTGCAAAACCCTTTGGAGGCCATGGCGGAAAAGCTCACCCGTGTGGCTTTCCACGCCAAGTTGGGAAGCTACGCCGACAAAGCCAAACGGGTGGAAGCGCTGGTGGTGCAGCTGGCCGAAGCTTTGGGCTTTGCCGAGCTGCGTGGCCCCCTGCAAACCGCGGCCCGCCTGGCCAAGGCCGACCTGGCAAGCCACATGGTGGGGGAATTCCCCGAGCTGCAGGGAGTCATGGGCGGCATTTACGCCCAAAAGCAGGGTCACGCTCCGGAAGTTTGGCAGGCCATTGCCGAGCAGTACCTGCCGGCAGGGCAAGAGGGGGCCATCCCCAAAAGCCTCACCGGCGCTCTTTTGGGCGTGGCGGACCGCCTGGACACCTTGGCGGCGCTTTTTTCCGTAGGGGAGATCCCCACCGGCAGCAAGGACCCCTTTGCCTTACGCCGGCACGCCCTGAGCGTGGTGCGGATTTGCGGGGAGTTTCCTTTAAGCCTTTCGCTGCCCGAGGCAGCTTCCTGGGCGGCGGCACCCTTCGGCGGGGCCGGTGTTACGGAGCTTGCGGGCTTTTTGCGGGAAAGGGAGCGGTTTTTCCTGGAATCAAAAGGGCTCCCCGGCCCGGTGGCAGATGCCGTGCTTTCCGCCCGCTGGGGGATGCCGGCGGACGAGCTGGCCTTGGGCCAGGCTTTGGCTTCCCTCTGGCAAACCCCGCAGTTTGTGCAGCTGGCCACGGCGTTTAAGCGGGTGCGCAACATGGTGGGCAAGGAAGGGGAAGGCACCTGGGCGCCGGAAAGGCTATTAGAAGACGCGGAAAAGGCTTTAGCCAACCAGGTGGCCGGTATGGAGGAGGAGCTGGGCCGGCTTGCCACTGCCAAGG
- a CDS encoding glycine--tRNA ligase subunit alpha, translating to MELQAVILNLLRFWGEQGCLVQQPYDMEVGAGTMHPETFLRVLGPEPYRVAYVQPSRRPADARFGENPFRLGKHLQLQVILKPSPADVQELYLRSLQVLGIDPAVHDVRFEEDNWESPTLGAWGVGWQVLLDGMEITQFTYFQQAGGLDLKPISAEITYGLERIAMFLQRKTSIYEVEWVSGVPYGAVRHRDEVELSRYAFQQADVSMLRRHFEDWEREGFRCLEGDDPLVIPALEAALKMSHLFNLLDARGAVSTTERVAMIARVRKLAVATAKAYVEQRKRAGFPLLSGGAA from the coding sequence TTGGAACTGCAAGCGGTCATTTTGAACCTGCTGCGCTTTTGGGGGGAGCAGGGGTGCCTGGTGCAGCAGCCCTACGACATGGAGGTGGGTGCCGGCACCATGCATCCGGAAACCTTCCTGCGGGTTTTGGGTCCTGAGCCCTACCGGGTGGCCTACGTGCAGCCCTCACGGCGGCCGGCCGACGCGCGCTTTGGCGAAAACCCCTTCCGCTTGGGCAAGCACCTGCAGCTGCAGGTGATCCTGAAGCCTTCCCCCGCCGACGTTCAGGAGCTTTACCTGCGCTCCCTCCAGGTGCTGGGGATTGACCCGGCGGTGCACGACGTGCGGTTTGAAGAGGACAACTGGGAGTCTCCCACCCTGGGGGCCTGGGGCGTGGGCTGGCAGGTGCTTCTGGACGGCATGGAAATAACGCAGTTCACCTATTTCCAGCAGGCCGGAGGTTTGGACCTCAAGCCCATTTCTGCGGAAATCACCTACGGTTTGGAACGCATTGCCATGTTCTTGCAGCGGAAAACCTCCATTTACGAGGTGGAGTGGGTTTCCGGGGTGCCTTACGGCGCGGTTCGCCACCGGGACGAGGTGGAGCTTTCCCGCTACGCCTTCCAGCAGGCGGACGTGAGCATGCTCCGGCGCCACTTCGAGGACTGGGAGCGGGAGGGCTTTCGCTGCCTGGAGGGCGACGACCCCTTGGTTATCCCGGCTTTGGAAGCAGCCCTCAAGATGTCGCACCTCTTCAACCTCCTGGACGCCCGGGGTGCGGTTTCCACCACCGAGCGCGTGGCGATGATTGCCCGGGTGCGCAAGCTGGCGGTAGCCACCGCAAAAGCGTACGTAGAGCAGCGAAAAAGGGCAGGCTTTCCCTTGCTTTCCGGGGGTGCAGCGTGA
- a CDS encoding MerR family transcriptional regulator has protein sequence MSPDPVTIPDKEEFKINEVCEITGVKPFVLRYWEQEFPELAPAKQPGGQRVYRREDVELVLRIKQLLYEEQFTVAGAKKRLAEERQAATAPPAKLDKTTSDQVQKLRQALANVKRELAEIVEELSS, from the coding sequence ATGAGCCCTGATCCGGTCACCATCCCCGACAAGGAGGAGTTCAAGATCAACGAGGTGTGCGAGATCACGGGGGTGAAGCCGTTCGTGCTGCGCTACTGGGAGCAGGAGTTTCCGGAGCTGGCGCCGGCCAAGCAGCCGGGCGGGCAGAGGGTTTACCGCCGGGAAGACGTGGAGCTCGTGCTGCGGATCAAGCAACTCCTCTACGAGGAGCAATTTACCGTTGCGGGCGCAAAAAAGAGGCTGGCTGAGGAACGACAGGCGGCGACGGCACCCCCGGCGAAACTTGACAAAACCACCTCCGACCAAGTACAAAAGCTCCGCCAGGCGCTTGCGAACGTAAAGCGAGAGCTGGCGGAAATCGTCGAGGAGCTGTCATCGTAG
- the der gene encoding ribosome biogenesis GTPase Der, whose protein sequence is MIPTVALVGRPNVGKSTLFNRLTGRRKALTHDLPGVTRDRVVAEARRPSGGWLWLVDTGGFDPESQATIPAMVREQALLAVEQAQVILLVVDGVEGLVPADQELAEVLRRSGKPTLVVVNKADRRDARFAVSDFLSLGFPAVAVSAEHGSGVEELWEQLEALLPPPEPVEVSPPELAVAIVGRPNVGKSSLLNRILGEERVLVSEIPGTTRDAVDTPVTFQGKRLLLVDTAGIRRKGRTERGVEVLSVVMARKAIERAQVCLLVVDGSEGVTAQDAHVAGLIQEAGKGVVVVVNKADTLTREGKKHLLEDVEFKLKFLKDTPCLFVSALTGAGVGKLLPQALKVGENFQRRIGTGELNRVLRAAWESHPPPGGKGPAKLYYATQVGTAPPRFKLFTNLKGELHFSYLRFLENALRQAFPLAGVPVRFMIVGKP, encoded by the coding sequence ATGATCCCCACGGTGGCACTGGTGGGCCGGCCCAACGTGGGCAAGTCCACGCTGTTCAACCGCCTCACGGGACGGCGTAAGGCGCTAACCCACGATTTGCCCGGGGTGACCAGGGATCGGGTGGTGGCCGAGGCCCGGCGGCCCAGCGGGGGCTGGCTGTGGCTGGTGGATACCGGCGGGTTCGATCCGGAATCGCAAGCCACCATTCCCGCCATGGTGCGGGAGCAAGCCCTTTTGGCGGTGGAGCAAGCCCAGGTGATCCTGCTGGTGGTGGATGGGGTGGAGGGGCTGGTGCCTGCCGACCAGGAGCTGGCCGAGGTGCTGCGGCGCTCGGGAAAACCCACGCTGGTGGTGGTGAACAAGGCGGATCGCCGCGACGCCCGCTTTGCGGTGAGCGACTTTCTCTCGCTGGGTTTTCCTGCGGTGGCCGTTTCCGCGGAGCATGGAAGCGGCGTGGAAGAGCTTTGGGAGCAACTGGAAGCCCTGCTCCCCCCTCCGGAGCCGGTGGAGGTGTCACCGCCTGAATTGGCGGTGGCCATCGTGGGGCGCCCCAACGTGGGCAAGTCCTCGCTCTTAAACCGAATTTTGGGCGAAGAGCGGGTGTTGGTTTCGGAAATCCCCGGCACCACCCGCGATGCGGTGGATACCCCCGTGACCTTTCAGGGCAAGCGTTTGTTGCTGGTGGATACCGCCGGCATTCGCCGCAAAGGGCGCACCGAGCGAGGGGTGGAGGTGCTTTCGGTGGTGATGGCCCGCAAGGCCATCGAGCGGGCGCAGGTTTGCCTCTTGGTGGTGGACGGCAGCGAAGGGGTCACCGCCCAGGACGCGCACGTGGCGGGCTTGATCCAGGAGGCGGGCAAGGGCGTGGTGGTGGTGGTGAACAAAGCCGACACCCTCACCCGAGAAGGCAAAAAGCACCTTTTGGAGGACGTGGAGTTCAAGCTCAAGTTCCTCAAGGACACCCCTTGCCTCTTTGTCTCCGCCCTCACCGGTGCGGGTGTGGGCAAGCTCCTGCCGCAAGCTTTAAAGGTGGGGGAAAACTTCCAGCGCCGCATCGGCACCGGTGAGCTCAACCGGGTGCTACGGGCCGCCTGGGAAAGCCACCCGCCCCCGGGGGGAAAGGGCCCGGCCAAGCTGTACTACGCCACCCAGGTGGGAACCGCCCCACCGCGCTTTAAGCTTTTTACCAACCTCAAAGGGGAGCTGCACTTTTCCTACCTGCGTTTTTTGGAAAACGCCCTGCGCCAGGCGTTCCCCTTGGCCGGGGTGCCGGTTCGGTTTATGATTGTGGGGAAGCCGTAG
- a CDS encoding gamma-glutamyl-gamma-aminobutyrate hydrolase family protein, producing the protein MRVLLVHSTDRPFEVERFGSAWQAAGGLKEELVPVTPANYRAVLRATPEFHGVLTTGGPDVSPARYGQAPHPTTEPQPEREELDFFLLSRARAENLPVLAVCFGCQALNVFYGGTLIQHLPEVGKEGHRVSNPKDFIAHVVRVSPRSRLLAGFPQEFGVNSRHHQALDSVGEGLTVAAYAPDGVIEAVEAADGSFVLGVQWHPENLLFEPHLELFRRFRNACREREGS; encoded by the coding sequence ATGCGTGTGCTTTTGGTTCACAGTACCGATCGCCCCTTCGAGGTGGAGCGCTTTGGCTCGGCGTGGCAGGCCGCGGGGGGCCTTAAGGAAGAGCTGGTGCCGGTGACGCCGGCCAACTACCGGGCGGTTTTGCGTGCCACCCCGGAGTTTCACGGGGTGCTCACCACCGGCGGCCCGGATGTAAGCCCAGCTCGCTACGGACAAGCCCCTCACCCCACCACCGAACCCCAGCCGGAGCGGGAGGAGCTGGATTTTTTCCTGCTTTCCCGGGCGCGGGCGGAAAACCTGCCGGTTTTGGCGGTCTGTTTCGGCTGCCAGGCGCTCAACGTGTTTTACGGCGGCACCCTCATCCAGCACCTGCCCGAGGTGGGCAAGGAGGGGCATCGGGTTTCCAATCCCAAGGACTTCATTGCCCACGTGGTGCGGGTTTCTCCACGTTCACGGCTTTTGGCGGGGTTCCCCCAGGAGTTTGGGGTGAACTCCCGGCATCACCAGGCTTTGGACTCGGTGGGCGAGGGCTTGACGGTGGCGGCCTACGCTCCCGATGGGGTCATCGAGGCGGTGGAGGCCGCAGATGGCAGCTTCGTTCTCGGGGTGCAGTGGCACCCGGAAAACCTGCTCTTTGAACCGCACCTGGAGCTTTTCCGCCGCTTTCGCAACGCGTGCCGGGAGCGGGAGGGCTCATGA
- a CDS encoding glycosyltransferase family 2 protein: MSELAYSVVVPVHNERENVKPLVEAVLPVMESLGKPFELLLVDDGSTDGSSELLDQLAAEEPRLLVLHFEKNCGQSAALAAGFAHARGEVIITLDADLQNDPQDIPALLPLLSQYDAVVGIRQVRHDSAWKRFSSRFANAVRNWLTRENIKDTGCPLKVFRAEAIKKVRMWNGAHRFLPTLLKLEGFTVTQVPVRHRPRHAGRSHYGTWDRAFRGLRDALGVRWLQDRAISWRIKG; this comes from the coding sequence GTGAGCGAGCTGGCCTATTCGGTGGTGGTTCCGGTGCACAACGAGCGCGAAAACGTAAAGCCGCTGGTGGAAGCGGTGTTGCCGGTGATGGAAAGCCTGGGAAAGCCGTTTGAGCTTCTTCTGGTGGACGACGGCTCCACCGATGGCTCTTCCGAGCTTTTGGACCAACTAGCTGCGGAGGAACCCCGCCTGCTGGTCTTGCACTTTGAGAAAAACTGCGGGCAATCGGCGGCGCTGGCCGCCGGTTTTGCCCACGCCCGGGGGGAGGTCATCATCACCCTGGACGCGGATCTGCAAAACGATCCCCAGGACATCCCGGCCCTGCTGCCGCTCCTTTCCCAGTACGACGCCGTGGTAGGCATCCGTCAGGTGCGGCACGATTCTGCCTGGAAGCGCTTTTCCTCACGCTTTGCCAACGCTGTCCGCAACTGGCTTACCCGCGAAAACATCAAAGACACCGGCTGCCCCTTAAAGGTTTTTCGCGCCGAAGCCATCAAGAAGGTGCGCATGTGGAACGGCGCCCACCGCTTTTTGCCCACGCTTTTGAAGCTTGAGGGGTTCACGGTAACGCAGGTCCCGGTCCGCCACCGTCCCCGTCACGCGGGCAGGTCGCACTACGGGACTTGGGACCGCGCCTTCCGCGGCCTGCGGGACGCTCTCGGGGTTCGCTGGCTGCAGGATCGGGCTATTTCCTGGAGGATCAAAGGATGA
- a CDS encoding lipid-A-disaccharide synthase N-terminal domain-containing protein, translated as MNVPPFWLMAFGFLGQALFSARFIVQWLVSEAKGKSVIPMAFWYFSVAGGAVLLIYAVLRHDPVFTVGQAAGLVVYIRNLVLIHRERKQQAQPA; from the coding sequence ATGAACGTGCCGCCCTTTTGGCTCATGGCCTTTGGCTTTCTGGGCCAGGCCCTGTTTTCCGCCCGCTTCATCGTCCAGTGGCTGGTTTCCGAAGCCAAAGGCAAGAGCGTCATCCCCATGGCCTTTTGGTACTTTTCCGTGGCCGGCGGGGCGGTGCTTTTGATTTACGCCGTCCTTCGCCACGACCCGGTTTTCACCGTGGGCCAGGCCGCCGGCCTGGTGGTTTACATCCGCAATTTGGTGCTCATCCACCGGGAAAGGAAACAGCAGGCCCAGCCTGCGTAA
- a CDS encoding urease accessory protein UreH domain-containing protein, whose translation MEGLTLNLLLASAGVAFVHVLAGPDHTVPFVMLARAQRWSGVKTFWVTLFCGVGHVFSSLLLGLLGLALGAGLAHVTALEEVRGSVAAWGLVAFGLAYAVWGTRRALVHHHRLALHAHDHHVHIHPRGTDPHQHQNGHSSPLTFWSLFLIFAFGPCEPLIPLFMVPASRGRWDVAAAAGAVFSLVTLVTMVTAVLLLRAGVERLPLAGLERWSHALAGSVIALSGLAVLFLGL comes from the coding sequence GTGGAAGGGCTCACGTTGAACTTGCTTTTGGCTTCCGCCGGGGTGGCCTTCGTCCATGTGCTGGCGGGGCCCGACCACACCGTTCCCTTTGTCATGCTGGCCCGGGCCCAGCGCTGGAGCGGGGTGAAGACCTTTTGGGTGACGCTTTTTTGCGGCGTGGGGCATGTGTTTTCCTCGCTGCTTCTGGGGCTTCTGGGGCTCGCGCTGGGCGCGGGGCTGGCCCATGTGACGGCTCTGGAGGAAGTGCGCGGCAGCGTGGCAGCCTGGGGTCTGGTGGCCTTTGGCCTGGCCTACGCGGTTTGGGGCACGAGGAGGGCTCTGGTGCATCACCATCGCCTGGCCTTGCATGCCCACGACCACCACGTGCACATCCACCCCCGGGGGACCGATCCCCACCAGCACCAAAACGGCCATAGTTCGCCTTTGACCTTCTGGTCGCTCTTCTTGATCTTTGCCTTTGGCCCCTGTGAGCCGCTCATCCCGCTTTTCATGGTGCCGGCCAGCCGCGGCCGGTGGGACGTGGCCGCTGCCGCCGGCGCCGTGTTTTCGCTGGTGACGCTGGTGACCATGGTGACTGCGGTGCTGCTGCTCCGGGCCGGTGTGGAGCGCCTGCCCCTGGCCGGCCTGGAGCGCTGGTCCCACGCCCTGGCCGGCTCGGTGATTGCCCTTTCCGGCCTGGCGGTGCTGTTTTTAGGCTTGTAA
- the hypE gene encoding hydrogenase expression/formation protein HypE, protein MSGKIVLAHGGGGRLTRELVKSLFLPPLANDCLNELADAAVLPPVSGHLAFTTDAFVVDPPIFPGGDLGYLSVCGTVNDLAMVGAKPLALSWALILEEGAEEGFLRTVVEGAARACREAGVSIVAGDTKVVPRGKGDRAFVTTAGVGAVQGVPLSDRLVVPGDEVLVSGPVGDHGATVLAARHGLGGELASDVAPLWPLVERLLASGVEVHALHDPTRGGVATVCYEVAERTGLRVELEEEAIPVRPPVKAVMEVLGLDPLYVACEGRFLAFVAAGQGEKALSVLREHPLGQQAQVVGAVRQRQSGEAPVVLRTAFGTLRPLDLLSGAELPRIC, encoded by the coding sequence ATGAGCGGCAAGATCGTCCTGGCCCACGGTGGTGGTGGCCGGCTCACCCGGGAGCTGGTCAAATCGCTCTTTTTGCCCCCTCTGGCCAACGACTGCTTAAACGAGCTGGCTGACGCCGCGGTGCTGCCGCCGGTTTCCGGACACCTGGCGTTCACCACCGATGCCTTTGTGGTGGACCCACCCATCTTTCCGGGGGGCGATTTGGGCTACCTCTCGGTGTGCGGCACAGTAAACGACCTGGCCATGGTGGGGGCCAAACCCCTGGCGCTTTCCTGGGCCCTGATCCTGGAGGAAGGGGCCGAGGAGGGCTTTTTGCGCACCGTTGTGGAAGGGGCGGCGCGGGCCTGCCGGGAAGCGGGCGTGAGCATTGTGGCCGGGGACACCAAGGTGGTGCCCCGGGGCAAGGGCGACCGCGCCTTTGTCACCACCGCCGGTGTGGGCGCTGTGCAGGGCGTTCCCCTTTCCGACCGCCTGGTAGTCCCCGGCGACGAGGTGCTGGTTTCCGGCCCGGTGGGGGACCACGGCGCCACCGTTCTGGCGGCCCGCCACGGTTTGGGCGGGGAGCTGGCCTCGGATGTGGCTCCCCTCTGGCCGCTGGTGGAGCGCCTTCTGGCCTCGGGTGTGGAGGTTCACGCCCTGCATGACCCCACCCGCGGTGGGGTGGCCACCGTGTGCTACGAGGTGGCCGAACGCACGGGGTTGCGGGTGGAGCTGGAGGAAGAAGCGATTCCCGTGCGACCGCCGGTCAAAGCCGTCATGGAGGTTTTGGGTTTGGATCCCCTCTACGTGGCCTGCGAGGGGCGCTTCTTGGCTTTTGTGGCGGCAGGGCAAGGGGAAAAGGCGCTTTCGGTCCTGCGGGAGCACCCCCTGGGCCAGCAGGCGCAGGTGGTGGGAGCGGTGCGGCAGCGGCAGTCCGGGGAGGCACCGGTGGTGCTGCGCACCGCCTTCGGCACCCTTCGCCCCCTGGATTTGCTTTCCGGGGCCGAGTTACCGCGCATTTGCTAG
- the hypD gene encoding hydrogenase formation protein HypD translates to MNGFSDPQLVRSLARDIAALAEKLPHPVTFMEVCGTHTNAIAAAGLRRLLPANVRLISGPGCPVCVTPVGYVDHAMALAQEAKNLVATFGDLLRVPASSGSLEQARASGCDVRVVYSPRDAVELAAAHPDRRVIFLGVGFETTVPTVAAAVLEAEKRGLANFFVLSGHKVMPPALEALLADPTLRLDGLILPGHVSVIIGARAYRPVLAKYPIPAVISGFTPVDVLRTVRELTRQVVEGRAELANLYGRVVREEGNPTAWSMVQEVFAPCDARWRGLGDIPGSGLALQERFSTRDAGQFPVAWPTPREPAGCRCGDVLRGLIDPPQCPLFATACTPDTAVGACMVSAEGACAAWYRHERFAGAA, encoded by the coding sequence ATGAACGGCTTTTCTGACCCCCAGCTGGTCCGTTCCCTGGCCCGGGACATTGCGGCTTTGGCCGAGAAGCTCCCCCACCCGGTGACCTTCATGGAGGTGTGCGGCACCCACACCAACGCCATTGCTGCGGCGGGCTTGCGGAGGCTCCTGCCGGCCAACGTGCGCTTGATTTCCGGCCCGGGGTGTCCCGTGTGCGTCACCCCCGTGGGCTACGTGGACCACGCCATGGCCCTGGCCCAGGAGGCCAAAAACCTGGTGGCCACCTTTGGCGATCTCTTGCGGGTGCCGGCCAGCTCGGGGTCCTTGGAACAAGCCCGGGCTTCCGGGTGCGACGTGCGGGTGGTGTACAGCCCGCGGGATGCGGTGGAGCTGGCAGCCGCGCACCCCGACCGCCGGGTCATCTTCCTGGGCGTGGGCTTTGAAACCACGGTCCCCACCGTGGCGGCGGCGGTGCTGGAAGCGGAAAAGCGGGGCCTGGCGAACTTTTTCGTGCTTTCCGGCCATAAGGTCATGCCGCCGGCTTTGGAGGCGCTTTTGGCCGATCCCACGTTGCGCCTGGACGGGCTCATCCTCCCCGGTCACGTTTCGGTGATCATTGGGGCGCGGGCTTACCGGCCGGTGCTGGCCAAGTACCCGATCCCTGCGGTGATTTCCGGTTTCACGCCGGTGGACGTTTTGCGCACCGTGCGGGAGCTCACCCGGCAGGTGGTGGAAGGGCGGGCGGAGCTGGCAAACCTCTACGGCCGGGTGGTGCGGGAGGAGGGCAACCCCACGGCCTGGTCCATGGTGCAGGAGGTATTTGCACCCTGCGATGCCCGCTGGCGGGGGCTTGGCGACATCCCGGGCTCCGGCCTGGCGCTGCAGGAGAGGTTTTCAACCCGTGATGCCGGGCAGTTCCCGGTGGCTTGGCCCACCCCGCGGGAACCGGCCGGGTGCCGGTGTGGGGACGTGCTGCGCGGGCTTATTGACCCTCCCCAGTGCCCGCTTTTTGCCACCGCCTGCACCCCCGACACCGCGGTGGGGGCGTGCATGGTTTCCGCAGAAGGGGCCTGTGCGGCCTGGTACCGCCACGAGCGGTTTGCGGGGGCAGCATGA
- a CDS encoding HypC/HybG/HupF family hydrogenase formation chaperone, which translates to MCLAVPMKLVSRQELKGEVELSGVRREVSLMLLPEAEVGSYVLVHAGYAIAQVDEREAEETLALLREALAAEEA; encoded by the coding sequence ATGTGCTTAGCGGTGCCCATGAAGCTGGTGAGTCGCCAGGAGCTGAAAGGGGAAGTGGAGCTTTCCGGTGTGCGGCGGGAGGTTTCGCTCATGCTGCTGCCGGAAGCGGAAGTGGGGAGCTACGTCCTGGTGCATGCGGGCTACGCCATTGCCCAGGTAGATGAGCGGGAAGCCGAAGAAACGCTTGCCCTCCTGCGGGAAGCGCTGGCGGCGGAGGAAGCATGA